The window GCTAACTAACATTAATTCTTCATCGGAAAAAGTCGTCGTCGCCAGAGAGCAAAAGGATCATCAACACAAATTACTCATCAAATTATCACACAAGTTTTTAAAAGAATATTGAAAATGGCACCGATCAACGAGAATGATCTCAATTTGAAGGCGACTGAGCTAAGATTAGGGTTACCTGGTACAATAGATAATGAACCAAAGAAGCAATTATCTTCTTGTACTAAAAGATCTTCATCAGAGATGGATAGCTCCTCATCAGATACAAATCATGATCAACAAGACTTCTCCCCTGCACCAAAGTAAGTAGTGTTATTGAATCTTcactatctttttttttaaaaaaaaaaaaaaattggttcatTTTAGTTCTTGCCTTACCAATTAGTTGGAAAATATTAGTATCCCGAAGGTCTCGATCTCTGGGAATCTACGCAGATCTACAGAAAACTATAGTAACAATAGAAGAAAAGAATCTGATTAGGCAATGCAAATTATAGTTATGAACATATGAAATTTTAAGTCATGTTAATTTAGCTAGTGTATTTATTATTTTaggtcctatatatatatatatatatatatatcttctagAAGTTTTTTAGTATCCGTaaaaaatatagagaaatacttctagtattttcttttgtttatataaTATATTGGACTGAATTAAGCTTAAATAGACGAGCTGATAAGTGAGAGCACATATAAGATATAGCTGATCGATCCTAACTTATTTGGAATTGAGATATATAGAATGGTTGTTTGTTTGTATTCTAATTAATTCTTGATTTAAAAAGGCTTTTAAATTAACaaattttatttgtttttttccaGAGCACAGATTGTTGGATGGCCACCAGTTAGATCTTACAGGAAGAATGTTGTTCAAGCCCAGAATTCAAATTCTGATATTTCTTCAGGAATGTATGTGAAAGTTAGCATGGATGGTGCACCTTACCTTAGGAAAATTGACCTTAGGTTTTACAAGAATTACCGAGAACTACTCAAGGCTTTGGAGAACATGTTCAAACACCCCATTGGTGAGTCTGACTTTCACAAATTAAAACTCTATTAATAGTTGGTCACAGAGGCAAATCTAAAATTTTAACTTTCTAGTCTAATATTTAGATCTAGGATTTTAAGTTATCTCGTGTGAAAATCAGCTGATCACTATTTTTTTAAAACCACCATTATGGTGGGGATTAGGATTGCGTTCTAATCATTTTAGCCCATCATTATTTTTAGTATCCAATGCATAGGGATGCAATACGTACGTAGCAGCGAAATTAGGAATCTTaataagaattaaaaaaaaaaaaaaaaaaaactgcaaacaTTTCACACCTAAGGTTCAAGTCTGCGACTTAATTAAAATCAATTTTTTGACCAACTTTGACCGCTACACTAGAAACTATGCCTATGTCAAGAGAttcaaaaaattatatgtatatacattaaAACAAATTTAGTTATACACTATTTGCACTGCATAATTTTCTTTATACCCTGGTGATAAAAAAGCTTATGTTTTCTTGTTGAATTATAAATTTCAGGTGTATACTT is drawn from Lycium barbarum isolate Lr01 chromosome 8, ASM1917538v2, whole genome shotgun sequence and contains these coding sequences:
- the LOC132604923 gene encoding auxin-induced protein 22D-like codes for the protein MAPINENDLNLKATELRLGLPGTIDNEPKKQLSSCTKRSSSEMDSSSSDTNHDQQDFSPAPKAQIVGWPPVRSYRKNVVQAQNSNSDISSGMYVKVSMDGAPYLRKIDLRFYKNYRELLKALENMFKHPIGVYLDKEGYTTSGSDYVLTYEDKDGDWMLVGDVPLDMFINSCKRLRIMKGSEAKGFACL